CAGCTGTTGAGCGGGGCAAAGCGCTGCATGCCCGCGCCGGCGCCCCCGCGGCCGTCGGCAATGCGGTAGGTGCCGGCGCTGTGCCAGGCCATGCGGATGAAGAAAGGTCCGTAGTGGCCGTAGTCGGCCGGCCACCAATCCTGCGAGGTGGTCATCAGCTCGAACAGGTCCTTTTTCACGGCATCCAGGTCGAGCTTCCGGAACTCCTCCACGTAGTTGAAGTTCTCGCCCAGCGGGTTCGACAGGGCCGACTGCTGGCGCAGGATGTTGAGCGGCAGCTGGTTGGGCCACCAGTCGCGGTTGCGGGGGCCACCGCCGGCCGTTTGCTGCGGCAGTGTGCCCGCCAGAAACGGACATTTTGCCGCCGACGGGTCGTTCATGAAATGCTCCGTGGTGTTGGATGCGGGAGCGTGCTTGTTGTGGTCTTCAGCCATTGCAAAAAAAAGTGAGTAGCTAAGGTTTGAGATGTAAAGTAATATGTAAAAATTATTATGTATTGTTGAAGCCTTTCCCCGAAAAACTGGAAATACGAGCAAATTACCAGCAAATACTGTTTAGGTTTGGGTGCTGCCGGCAAAAGATTTTGGCAAAGCGCTGCCAGCTTACTTCTGGAAGTCGGTTGAGCGTACTCAAGAGCTTGCGATTAAGGAAGCCGGCCAGCATTTTGTTTAAAAAAGTTTTATCTCAATAATCTGCCCGTCCGACGTCCTTGCTGGCTAGTGCTTGGCCCGCCCAACAGCTGGCTCTTTTAAGCTGGGCTATTGGCAACACCAGTCCGCCGTTTTTTATTCCCTGCACGACTCGCATCATGGCCGCCCAGCCTGCCCGCGCGGCACGGCTCCCGGCCTGGCTGGGATATTTCAGCAGCAGCTGGCCAGCTCCTTTGCCCCGTACTAGCAACTTTGCGCTCATGACCATTGCCGACCTGCGCCGACAACCCTGATGCTGTTCGGAGGCGTAAGCGGCAGCCGCCTACGCCTGCAAGCTGACCCATTGCGCCTGATAGGGCTATGCTGAAAAACAACCCGACCGTGCTCGAACTACTCGCCACACCAGCCAATTGCCTCATCTGCCAGCAATTTTCAGCCAACTCAACTAAATCCCTAGCGCAATTGCGGAGTTAGTGTACGGCCAGTCAAGTAGCGCGGACTTTTAGTCCGCCCGCCTCCGGCCGACCTACTGGCGGACTAAAAGTCCGCGCTACAGTCCAGCGACTTCCAAACCGCGCTAGAATAAATAGCGTACGCTTAGGCCGCTGGCGAGGCTTTGCACGGGCGTAGTCAGGGTAGTGGCTACGTGCGCGGTGGGCGTTTGCAGGTCGAGGCGGATGTCGCGGGCCGAGCGCACGGGGCTCCACAGCTGCCGTACCGTCAGGTCGAGGTGCAGGTGCGGCCGCACGCGCCAGCTGCCGCGCAGGCCGGCTTCGAAAACGGCGATGGTAGTGGCTTCGTGCGCGAGCCCGAGCGTGGCCGTTGCCAGCGTAGTAGTGCCCGAGGGGGCCGCAGGCCCGACGCCGACGCCCCCGTTGCCGTCGGTGTAGTGTACTTCCGTACCGTAGGGGCTGATAACGGCGTTGGCGTCCGACCCGGTCCAGGCCGGGCCGCCGCCCGCCATCACGCTCAGCCCCAGGCGGCCGCCCAGGCCCAGCACCTGCACCACCCCGCGCACCGGCACGTAGAGGTAGTCGTGCGTATAGCTTTGGCCGAAACCGAGGTAGCTGCTGCCGTCTTCCCACTCATAAGTGTAGCCCGTCAGCACGGGCAGGTCCTGAACGCCAGCCTCCAGGCTGAAGCGCGGCGAAAAGCGGTAGCCGCCGGTCAGTGCCCCGCCCGGCAATACCTCTCTGCCCTGAATCAGCTCTTTGCCCTGCGCTGCCAGATTAGGTGCGCCCGGCGACAACTTCGTTAGCTGATTAGCATAGAGAATGCCTTCTATCCCCACGTAAAACTTCAGGGTGGCCGCCGTGGTTTCGCTGCCGTGGCGCTTCTGCACAAACAGCTTGTGCACGGCAAAAGCCCTATCCCGACCCTGCGAGTAGCCGGTTAAGTAGCTGAAAAGTACAACTATGAAAATAGTAAAATCCCTCATAATTCCAGCTGATTGCTGCCCGAAGGTAGCGGCAAATCGGATGAGTGGATGTCCGGGAGCGCCCGCTGAGCTGTAGGAGCTGTAGCAATGCTGAAAATAAAGCGGTTCAGGATTGGTTTTCCGCATTCCTGAACCGCTTCAATCACACCTTCAGCAGGGCGGCTTCGTGGTGCCCGGCCAGTTGCTGCCACAGTAGGATGAGTACGGCCTGGGTGGTGTACTCGATGTTGGTCTGCCGGCCGCGGTCGACGCTGAACTGCCGGCTCACGGTGCCGGCCGGCGTGGCGCAGGCAATACAGATAGTACCCACCGGCTTGAGAGGCGTGCCGCCGCCGGGGCCGGCAATGCCGCTGGTGGCCAGGGCCACGTCGCAGCCCAGGCGGGCACGGGCACCTTCAGCCATCTCGCGCACAGTAGGCTCGCTCACGGCGCCGTGCTGGGCCAGAGTGGTGGCTTCTACGCCGAGCAGGCTTTCTTTCAGGTCGTTATCATACGCCACCACGCTGCCCCGAAAGTAGGCCGAGCTGCCCGGCACGCTGGTGATGCGCTGGGCCACCGCCCCGCCGGTGCAGCTTTCGGCGGTGCCGAGCTGCCAGCCTTTCGCTTGCAGCAGCCGGCCCACCGCTACTTCGAGCGGAATATCTTCTTCGGCGAATATATAACTGCCAATGTGCTCGCGCAGAGCAGGCAGTAGCTTTAGCATGCGGTCACGCAGGTTCGGCTCATCGTCGGCGGTACCGGTGAGGCGTAGGCGCACGCTGCCCAGGCTGGGCAGGTAGGCCAGCTTCACGTTGGGCGGCAGGGCGGCCTCCCAGTCCTTGATTTTCTCGGCCAGAAACGACTCGCCCAGCCCGGCCGTCATGATAACCACATGCTCGATGGGCGCCAGCTGAAACTTCGCCTGGAGGCGGGGCAGCACCTCGTCGGTCATCAGCTTTTTCATCTCAAACGGCACGCCGGGCATACTGATAAACACCGTGCCGCCGTCCTCCAGCCACATGCCGGGCGCGGTGCCCACGGCGTTGGGCAGCACCTCGCAGCCGGCCGGCACCAGCGCCTGCTGGCGATTCACGTCGAGCATGGGCCGGTTGAAGCGCTTGAATATCTCCTCCACGTGGTGCAGCGTGGGCTCGTGCAGCACCAGCTCGCGGCCGAAGTACCGGGCCAGCACGTGCTTGGTGAGGTCGTCCTTGGTGGGGCCGAGGCCGCCGGTAGTCAGAATAACCTTGGCGCGCTGCCGGGCCTGGTCGAGGGCGGCCACTATCTCGTCGGCGCGGTCGCTCACGCTCGTAATCTGGCGCACGCGCAAGCCCAGGCGGCCGAGCTGCTGGCCCATGAAGGCCGAATTGGTATCCACGACCTGCCCGTAGAGCAGCTCGTCGCCGATTGTCATTATTTCAACGTCCATGAGCGTAGCCTGAATAGTTTGGCAGGGTTTTATAGAGAACTTTGCAGCGCGATGCTTGCAGGACAGCCACGTCGGCCGTCTGGTTTTTTAGGCCGCGCATTTTCTTTTTTAGGTAAATATGAAAAACCTCTTCCTTCTGGTGGCGTTGCTGGCTGCCGTGCCGGCCCTAGCCCAAACTACCAAGAAAACGACTGCCAAGAAAGCAACGGTTGTAAAGAAAGCACCCGCGAAGGCGACTACGGCCAAAAAAACTACCACGACGGCCCCCAAATCGACGACCGTCGCTACGCCGGCTCCCGCCCCGGCAGCCCCCCTCACGCAGGCCGAAGCGGCCAGCGGCCTGCGCGAAGCCCTCACTACCGGCGTGACCAAAGCCGTGGCCTTCGCCTCCGAGCCTGATGGCTTTAACCTCAACGACGACATTCGCATCCAGTTTCCGCCCGATGCGCAGCTGGTGGCTACCACGCTCGGCGCCCTGCCCCTGGGCAAGCAGGCCGTGGAGCAGGCTACCAATCTGCTCAACCGCGCCGCCGAAGCCGCCGCGCCCCAGGCCAAGGATATTTTCCTGAACGCCGTGCAGCAGCTGACCCTCACCGACGCGCTCTCGCTCGTGACCAGCTCGCAGAAAGATGCGGCCACTCAGCTGCTGCGCAAAAACTCGGAGGCGGCCCTCAACGCGGCGCTGCGCCCCAGCATCGTGCAGAGCCTCGACCAGGTAGGGGCCAACGCGGCCTACAGCAAGCTCATCGAGCGCTACAACAAGATTCCGCTCATGACGCCCGCCAGCACCAACCTCACCGACTACGTGACCAAGGAAACGGTCGATGGCCTCTTTATTCTGCTGGCCCAGCAGGAAGCCAAAATCCGTCAGAACCCGGCCGCGCAGTCCACCGCCATCCTCAAGCGCGTGTTTGGAGGCAAGTAGGATATTTATTAGTTTTGAATGAAGTAAAAAGCGCCTGCGGCTATGTGCCGCCGGCGCTTTTTGCGTTGTAAGATAGTCTGGCTAATGCATTAAAAATTCATTTAATGACCCTTGAAAACCTTATCAGCTCATTCTCAGCTACAATCTTGTGTAAAGAAACTATGTGTTAGAATATTCTTACTACCCGTATTAAACTTTGCCGAGAAGCCAGTGTCTTGCGGTCTGTGCTTTCGAGCACACTACCTACCCAAACACTTTTCTTTTCTGCACATGAAATTCTATTATGCAACGCTGGCACTAGGCGCAGTAGCGCTGGCTGGTTGCCACCACGAAGAGGTAATTCCCCAGCCGGCTACCCATGTTACGGCGCAGCTGGCGCTGGCGCCCGGCGCGGTGGTGGTTAACCCAACGGGTTATGCGCCCCTGGCGGCGCAGCTTTCCTTTACCTATCCGGTGGCGGGCCGCACCAAGCTGGTCGTACACGGCAAGCACGGCGCCGACTCCGACGTGGTGCAGCAGTTCGACGATAGCGGTACTGCTCATTCGGTGCCCATTCTGGGGCTTTATGCCGACTTCGATAACAAAGTAGAGGTGCAGCTGACCGATGCCCAGGGGCTGGCCCTCGCCGATACGACCCTTACCATCCATACCGGGGCGCTACCGCCCGCAATGCCTACCGCCATTACGGTAACTACCGCACCAACTCTGCCACTGGGCGGCAATTTTACGCTGGTAAGCAACTTCAGCGCCTCCAACCCGCAGGTGCCGCTTATTGTAGACAACTACGGCGACATCCGGTGGCTGCTCGACTACAGCAGCCACCCGGTGTTAAAGCAGCTTTCGTACGATTGCGGCATTGCCCGGCTTCAGAATGGCAACTTCTACTTTGGCGATAAAACCACGAGTGGCTTGTACGAGGTATCGCCCCTGGGCAATATAGTAAATCAGTGGAGCCTGCCCGGCTATACCTTCCACCACGAAATGTATGAGAAGCCCGATGGCAATTTTCTGGTATCAGTAAGTAAAGTGGGCAGCACCCACCCCGACGGCAGCCCCACCGACGAAGATTATATTGTGGAGATAGACCGCCACGCCAACCGCGTAGTACAGGAGTGGGACCTCAAGCAGAGCCTGAATGAAACCCGCCATGCCCTGGAGCCCGACCCCACCGACTGGGCCCACGTAAACGCGCTGTTTTATGATGCTACTGATAATACCATCGTGGTGTCGGCCCGCTACCAGGCAGTAGTCAAGCTCACCTACGACAACCACGTGAAGTGGGTGCTGGCCCCGCACCGGGGCTGGGGCCCTAACCACCAGGGCCAGGACCTGAGCCAGCTGCTGCTAACCCCACTCGATGCCAGCGGCCGGGCCATTACCGATACGGCCGTGGTAAATGGCTCGGCCAACCACCCCGATTTTGAGTGGAACTGGTACCAGCATTCTACCCTGCCGATGCCCAACGGCGACCTGCTGCTGTTTGATAACGGTACCAATCGCAACTTTATCCACAATGCCCCCGAGCACTACAGCCGGGTGGTGCAGTACCACATAGACCCGATTCGGCGCACCGTGCAGCAAGTATGGACGTACGGCAAGGAGCG
The sequence above is drawn from the Hymenobacter baengnokdamensis genome and encodes:
- a CDS encoding competence/damage-inducible protein A; translation: MDVEIMTIGDELLYGQVVDTNSAFMGQQLGRLGLRVRQITSVSDRADEIVAALDQARQRAKVILTTGGLGPTKDDLTKHVLARYFGRELVLHEPTLHHVEEIFKRFNRPMLDVNRQQALVPAGCEVLPNAVGTAPGMWLEDGGTVFISMPGVPFEMKKLMTDEVLPRLQAKFQLAPIEHVVIMTAGLGESFLAEKIKDWEAALPPNVKLAYLPSLGSVRLRLTGTADDEPNLRDRMLKLLPALREHIGSYIFAEEDIPLEVAVGRLLQAKGWQLGTAESCTGGAVAQRITSVPGSSAYFRGSVVAYDNDLKESLLGVEATTLAQHGAVSEPTVREMAEGARARLGCDVALATSGIAGPGGGTPLKPVGTICIACATPAGTVSRQFSVDRGRQTNIEYTTQAVLILLWQQLAGHHEAALLKV
- a CDS encoding DUF4197 domain-containing protein, coding for MKNLFLLVALLAAVPALAQTTKKTTAKKATVVKKAPAKATTAKKTTTTAPKSTTVATPAPAPAAPLTQAEAASGLREALTTGVTKAVAFASEPDGFNLNDDIRIQFPPDAQLVATTLGALPLGKQAVEQATNLLNRAAEAAAPQAKDIFLNAVQQLTLTDALSLVTSSQKDAATQLLRKNSEAALNAALRPSIVQSLDQVGANAAYSKLIERYNKIPLMTPASTNLTDYVTKETVDGLFILLAQQEAKIRQNPAAQSTAILKRVFGGK
- a CDS encoding aryl-sulfate sulfotransferase, with product MKFYYATLALGAVALAGCHHEEVIPQPATHVTAQLALAPGAVVVNPTGYAPLAAQLSFTYPVAGRTKLVVHGKHGADSDVVQQFDDSGTAHSVPILGLYADFDNKVEVQLTDAQGLALADTTLTIHTGALPPAMPTAITVTTAPTLPLGGNFTLVSNFSASNPQVPLIVDNYGDIRWLLDYSSHPVLKQLSYDCGIARLQNGNFYFGDKTTSGLYEVSPLGNIVNQWSLPGYTFHHEMYEKPDGNFLVSVSKVGSTHPDGSPTDEDYIVEIDRHANRVVQEWDLKQSLNETRHALEPDPTDWAHVNALFYDATDNTIVVSARYQAVVKLTYDNHVKWVLAPHRGWGPNHQGQDLSQLLLTPLDASGRAITDTAVVNGSANHPDFEWNWYQHSTLPMPNGDLLLFDNGTNRNFIHNAPEHYSRVVQYHIDPIRRTVQQVWTYGKERGEDTYSAIVSRVQFLPATNHIMFCPGYQVPNGSGLGGKIIEVDYATHKVLFEMQMSAANGWGFHRAQRASIYP